The Kwoniella dendrophila CBS 6074 chromosome 1, complete sequence genome contains a region encoding:
- a CDS encoding threonine synthase: MSQPEMRYFSTRGGSETLSFEDAVLTGLAPNGGLYIPTHIPELPSDWQTKWSNLSFPELSFEILSLFIPQSNISENDLKQIINTSYSTFRHEKTTPLRQTGEKEFVLELWHGPTWAFKDVALQFLGELFRFFLERRNSQLEKDGKEEREELTVVGATSGDTGSAAIYGLRSKPSVTIFILYPDGRISPIQEAQMATVEDENVYCVAVQDSDFDTCQSIVKTLFSDKEFNSKHRLGAINSINWARILAQIVYYFSAYFQLPKEARESGDIQFSVPTGNFGDILAGWFAKKLGLPMKHLVVATNENDILERFFRTGKYESEEVPQTQKGQSNETALVNGSSDGQQASSAVKSTHSPAMDILLSSNFERLLYFLALDTLDSPSGNQEQDRSKAQEKLNGWMTELKKNGKVDLGEKIKQAAGNDFWSERVSDQQTLEEIRKYYKLEKYGPYVVDPHTAVGLAATERSQKRSPNSYWVTLSTAHPAKFSSAVELALNSKQFPEFNFRDTVLPEELKKLEQLEKRVHKVKGEQGVRDLIEKVKKGEKVVPGEGKGSI, from the exons ATGTCACAACCTGAAATGAGATATTTCTCAACTAGAGGTGGAAGTGAgactttatcttttgaagat GCTGTCTTAACTGGATTAGCACCTAATGGAGG TTTATACATTCCAACACATATACCGGAATTACCATCAGATTGGCAAACCAAATGGTCTAATCTTTCATTCCcagaattatcatttgaaatCTTATCATTATTCATACCACAATCAAACatatctgaaaatgatttgaaGCAAATTATAAATACATCATATTCAACATTTAGACATGAAAAAACAACACCATTAAGACAAActggtgaaaaagaattcGTATTAGAATTATGGCATGGTCCTACATGGGCTTTCAAAGATGTAGCTTTACAATTCTTAGGTGAATTATTTAGATTTTTcttagaaagaagaaattcacaattggaaaaagatggtaaagaagaaagagaagaattaacCGTCGTCGGTGCTACTTCCGGTGACACTGGATC CGCCGCCATCTACGGTCTCAGATCAAAACCATCAGtaaccatcttcatcttatATCCAGACGGCAGAATATCACCTATCCAAGAAGCACAAATGGCCAcagttgaagatgagaatgtaTACTGTGTTGCAGTCCAAGATTCAGATTTCGACACATGTCAATCAATCGTAAAAACATTGTTCTCCGATAAAGAATTCAACTCAAAACATAGACTAGGTGctatcaattcaatcaactGGGCTAGAATCTTAGCACAAATTGTATATTACTTTTCAGCTTATTTCCAGTTACCCAAAGAAGCAAGAGAATCAGGTGATATTCAATTTAGTGTACCTACAGGTAACTTTGGTGATATTTTAGCTGGATGGTTTGCTAAGAAATTAGGATTACCAATGAAACATTTAGTTGTAGctacaaatgaaaatgatattttagaAAGATTTTTCCGAACAGGTAAAtatgaatctgaagaagtacctcaaactcaaaaagGTCAAAGTAATGAAACTGCTTTAGTTAATGGTTCTTCAGATGGTCAACAAGCTAGTTCAGCAGTAAAATCAACACACTCACCAGCAATGGATATTTTATTGTCATCAAATTTCGAAAGATTACTTTATTTCTTAGCTTTAGATACTTtagattcaccttcaggtaatcaagaacaagatagatcaaaagctcaagaaaaattaaatGGTTGGATGacagaattgaaaaagaatggtaaagttgatttaggtgaaaaaatcaaacaagCCGCTGGTAATGATTTCTGGTCAGAAAGAGTTTCAGATCAACAA ACACTCGAAGAGATCAGAAAATACTACAAACTTGAGAAGTACGGTCCATACGTTGTTGATCCTCATACAGCTGTTGGTTTAGCAGCCACAGAAAGATCACAAAAGAGATC ACCAAACTCATACTGGGTCACATTATCTACCGCACATCCAGCTAAATTCTCTTCAGCAGTAGAATTAGCATTAAATTCTAAACAATTCCCAGAATTTAATTTTAGAGATACTgtattacctgaagaattgaaaaaattagaacAATTGGAAAAGAGGGTACATAAAGTTAAAGGTGAACAAGGTGTAAgagatttaattgaaaaggttaaaaaaggtgaaaaagtaGTTCCAGGCGAAGGTAAAGGCTCAATCTAA
- a CDS encoding mRNA 3'-end-processing protein YTH1, whose amino-acid sequence MAAAASSSTPLDPHLGRAADFVRPDFHQVNLDIEGYLKAEKRYKLDSDSQICPLSLTPLGCPLPISQCPYRHTDPSPSNFSLGPILPKHPREREKKLTVCKHYLRNLCKMGDNCEYTHDWNLRTMPICIMFLKQGKCELGGECLYFHKRDRRVECPDYNRGFCLLGPECPRKHIRKKLCQAYQSGFCPDGPKCKLVHPAADRPKPEEYINPIPPDPKQFTGPPPQLPAGYGRWREYKYDPNAVVIPAPAWVEGGSLSGWRAGGFLSSNARRNDRNDNRDHHDRDSGPSGSGGEKKGGWVKDLSTVLCFRCNTYGHFANTCPNQAVPGDRGGLKRERE is encoded by the exons ATGGCTGCTGCCGCTAGttcatcaacaccattaGATCCTCATTTAGGTAGAGCAGCAGATTTCGTTAGACCTGACTTTCATCAAGTCAATTTAGATATTGAAGGTTActtgaaagctgaaaagcGATATAAACTTGATTCAG ATTCGCAGATATgtccattatcattaactcCTTTAGGATGtcctttacctatatcacAATGTCCATATAGACATACAGAcccttcaccatcaaatttctcTCTAGGTCCAATATTACCTAAACATCCAAGAGAACGTGAAAAAAAATTAACTGTATGTAAACATTATTTAAGAAATTTATGTAAAATGGGTGACAACTGTGAATATACACATGATTGGAATTTAAGAACAATGCCAATTTGTATAATGTTTTTAAAACAAGGTAAATgtgaattaggtggtgaatgTTTATATTTTCATAAAAGAGATAGAAGAGTTGAATGTCCAGATTATAATAGAGGTTTCTGTTTATTAGGACCAGAATGTCCAAGAAAACATATAAGAAAAAAATTATGTCAAGCTTATCAATCTGGGTTTTGTCCTGATGGTCCAAAATGTAAATTAGTTCA CCCAGCAGCAGATAgacctaaacctgaagaataTATCAATCCTATACCACCTGATCCTAAACAGTTTACTGGACCACCCCCACAATTACCTGCAGGATACGGTAGATGGAGagaatataaatatgatcCTAATGCTGTTGTGATACCTGCTCCAGCATGggttgaaggtggttcttTGAGTGGTTGGAGAGCAGGTggatttttatcttcaaatgcaAGAAGGAATGATAGAAATGATAATAGAGATCATCATGATAGAGATAGTGGTCCAAGTGGCA gtggtggtgaaaagaaaggtgGTTGGGTGAAAGATTTATCTACTGTTCTATGCTTC AGATGTAATACATATGGTCATTTCGCAAACACTTGTCCTAATCAAGCTGTTCCAGGTGATCGAGGTGGATTGAAAAGGGAGAGGGAATGA
- a CDS encoding ATP-dependent RNA helicase HAS1, which yields MSAVASPRDDSLKQTKKRKRPSKVTSTITPTTDDVEISEPVTDADASMAEATSSKVTLDTPSSTGGIDGARNVPDGEPYKRVPFSTLNLSNPTMNAIQRIGFETMTEVQARTIPPLLAGKDVLGAARTGSGKTMAFLVPSVELLSTLRFKPVNGTGVIIISPTRELALQIFGVAKELMQGHSQTFGVLMGGANRKAEADKLVKGVNLIVATPGRLLDHLQNTKGFVFKNLKALVIDEADRILEIGFEEEMKQIIKLLPSENRQSMLFSATQTTKVTDLARISLKTGPLYINVDEEKQASTVDMLEQGYVVCESDKRFMLLFTFLRKNLKKKVIVFFSSCNSVNYHAELLNYIDVPVLDLHGKQKQQKRTNTFFEFCNAPSGILLCTDVAARGLDIPKVDWIIQFDPPDDPRDYIHRVGRTARAGKTGKSLLFLLPSELGFLRFLKVAKVPLNEYQFPQKKITDVQKQLENLISKNHYLNTSARDGYRSYLQSYASYSLKKIFDVNKLDLAKVGKAFGFSVPPKVNISIGTAKAKKERNEEDDSEDEGALPKKAYYRNRHNQKKGKFN from the exons ATGTCAGCTGTAGCTTCACCTCGAGACGATAGTCTCAAACAAACcaaaaaacgaaaaagacCTTCCAAGGTCACTTCAACAATCACTCCAACGACAGATGATGTAGAGATCTCTGAACCTGTGACAGATGCAGATGCATCGATGGCAGAagcaacttcatcaaaagtTACTTTGgatacaccttcttctacagGTGGTATAGATGGAGCAAGAAATGTACCTGATGGAGAACCATATAAAAGAGtaccattttcaacattaaatttatcaaatccaacGATGAATGCAATTCAAAGAATTGGGTTTGAAACTATGACTGAAGTTCAAGCTAGAactataccacctttattagcaggtaaagatgttttaggtgcAGCAAGaacaggttcaggtaaaactatGGCTTTTTTAGTACCTAGTGTAGAATTATTAAGTACATTGAGATTTAAACCTGTTAATG GTACCGGTgtaatcatcatttcacCAACAAGAGAACTCGCACTTCAAATTTTCGGAGTAGCTAAAGAACTTATGCAAGGTCATTCACAAACATTTGGTGTATTAATGGGAGGAGCCAAtagaaaagctgaagctgataaattgGTAAAAGGTGTAAATTTAATTGTTGCTACACCAGGTAGATTATTAGATCATttacaa AATACAAAAGGATTCGTTTTCAAAAATTTAAAAGCATTAgtaattgatgaagctgatagaaTTTTAGAAattggatttgaagaagaaatgaaacaAATTATaaaattattaccttcagaaAATCGTCAATCAATGTTATTTTCTGCTACACAAACTACAAAAGTTACAGATTTAGCTAGAATTTCATTAAAAACTGGTCCATTATAtattaatgttgatgaagaaaaacaagctTCAACTGTTGATATGTTAGAACAAGGTTATGTCGTTTGTGAATCAGATAAAAGATTCATGTTACTTTTCACATTCTTAAGAAAAAATTTAAAGAAAAAAGTCATCGTCTTTTTTTCATCATGTAATTCAGTTAATTATCATGCTGAATTATTAAATTATATTGATGTTCCTGTATTAGATTTACAC ggaaaacaaaaacaacaaaagaGAACAAACACATTCTTTGAATTTTGTAATgcaccttcaggtatattattATGTACAGATGTCGCAGCGAGGGGATTAGATATACCTAAAGTTGATTGgataattcaatttgatccaCCTGATGATCCAAGAGATTATATTCATAGAGTTGGTAGAACTGCAAGAGCAGGTAAAACTGGAAAATCTTTATTATTCTTATTACCTTCAGAATTAGGTTTTTTAAGATTCTTAAAAGTCGCTAAAGTTCCTCTAAATGAATATCAATTCCCacaaaagaaaatcacaGATGTACAAAAGCAG CTCGAAAACTTGATCTccaaaaatcattatttaaaTACATCAGCAAGAGATGGATATAGATCATATTTACAATCATATGCATCTTACTCATTAAAGAAAATATTCGATGTTAACAAAttagatttagctaaagttGGTAAAGCATTTGGATTTTCCGTACCACCAAAAGTCAATATTTCAATCGGTACtgcaaaagctaaaaaggaacgaaatgaagaagatgattctgaagatgaaggtgctttacctaaaaaagcTTATTATAGAAATAGACATAATCaaaagaaaggtaaattcaactAG